TTCCGCGAGGCGGTGGAGAAATCCCGCCGCGTGCTGGGTGAGGAGCATCCGAACACGCTCATCTTCATCCACAATATGGGCGCTCTTCTCCGGGCCCAGGGCAAACTCGATCAGGCCGAGCCGTTATTCCGCGAGGCCATGGAGAATTCCCGCCGCATGCTGGGCGAGGAGCACCCGAACACGCTCACCTTCATAAGCAACATGGGTTTGCTGCTCCGCCAGCAAGGCAGGCACCAAGATGCCATCGACATGCTTGTTCCCGCCGAGCCCGCGGTCCGCAAGCAGTTCACCGGTGGCAACGCGCCGCGCCTTGGCCTGCTCCTGACCACCCTTGGCCGCGCCCGCGTTGGGTTTGGCTACGACGCGGAACGCTTCGCCCTCGCCGAGGCGAATCTCCTCGAGGCGAACGCGATCTATGTTGATGCCAAGGACCGCGGCCCGGCGCACAAGGACACGCTCGAATGCGTGCAGGCCCTCGTCGATCTCTACACAGCGTGGGACGAAGCCCAGCCCGATGCCGGGCATGACAAGAAAGCCGCCGAGTGGAGCGCCATGCTCGAACAGATCCAACCAGCCGAATCCGAATGACAAGTTTCCCCGCAGTAACCCGCCAAGACGGTCCCCTGTCTCCGAGTCCTCGCCCCCAAGCCGACATCGCTGGCCCGATGGGCGGTCAACAGAAACTTTACCGCGGGAGGTATCTCTCGTCGGCCCGGTCCAAAAACCACAAAGCCGGCTGCTTTCGCAACCGGCTAGGGAATAGTGCTGGCTGGACTTTGGTCGCGACGCGATTTTCTCTTGACTTGGTTGCACAACTACCCGGGAGTAATCGGCAGTTTCATGAGCCATTCGAGAGCCCATACCCCCACGCTGTTCGCATTTTACTTGGGGATCTCTTTTGTCAAGTCCAGCCCCCTTGTCATCCGGAAGCCTGGGGTCGGAGAAGCTCTTAAGACGGAAGTGCTCATCGGATGTCCCGTTGATCGGCGGATGTAAAACCTGCTTCGACGTACTCATCCACATGGCACCAAGCGCGTTCCAGCAGCACGGGAACGCATGGATCGATCACGCAGTAGATTGCCTGAAGCCCATTGCGACGCTTGCCAACTACGCCGATCTCAGCAAGTCGTTGCAACTGGTTCGACACCGCCTGAACCGACATCCCGCTTTCATCCGCGAGATCTCCCACGCTGAGTTCGTCCACCCGGATTAGGGCGTGAAGCAGACGGAGTCGGGTTGGATGGGCCAAGCTCTTAAAGAGGATGCCGACCCGCTCGGCTTCGAGAGCCCCAATGAGCGGGCGCGCGGCCAGAGGCAGTTTTGGGCGGCAAGACTCCATGTGAGACCCTTTCGGATTTGTGAAAAGCGATGAACCGCGCTTGACTATTACACGACATGGTGTAATAGTCAAGATGTCGCTGGCCTGATTGACCCGCATCCCCGCATCCATGAAACACCGCCAAGCCATCTCGATCCTGCTCACCCTCTTGTTGGCCGTGGGAGCTGGCCTCGGCCCGCGGTTTCTCTGCATTTGTGCTGATGGGACCGCAACCACCCAGTTTGGCGACCAATTCTGCTGCGACGGGCCGGGTGAGGACCCGTGCCCGGTTCCCTCAGAGCACAGCGAAGAATCGAGTCACCGCATTGCCTGCCCCGACGGCGGATGCCAGTCCACCGAGGTGGAATCCGAGTTGATCGTCGCCGTTGACCGCTTCGAGAAAGACGCGGTAGAAGACTGGTCTCTCGGTGGGCCTGATGATCTGCCCTTCCCTTGGTTCGAGTTCCTCACTGACAGATCGGCAAAAACGTCCTCCGCCGTCCGACCTCCGGTGCTATCGGGAGTCGGATTCTCTGCTTGCCATCTTCGCAGCGTAATTCTGCTCGTTTAGGACGACCTGGGATTCTGCGCAGTACGTGTACTGCGTTCGTATTTCCCAAAGGCTCGGTGTGCGCCGGGCAATGTCTCTATCCGAGTAGAACACATGAGATTTACTGAAACAAAGCTGTTTTGCTGCCTGGGCGTCGTCACTCTGTTGGGCGGTTGCGCGCCGTCACCATTCGACTTCGACCCCCCCGCCGCAAGGCCTCTCTTGCGCGATATGCCTCGTTACGAAGCACCGGAGGATCCTGATCGAGTCGGACCAGGATCAGATGTGGTCACCATCGGTGAGCAGTTGACCCTTCGCCAGGCTCTCGCGGCTGCGCTCGTACGCAACCCGCGACTTCGATCGCTTGCCTGGGAGCCGAGGATTGCGGAAGCGCGTCGTCTGCAAGCCGGGCTCTCCCCCAATCCAAGCGTCGGAATCGAGGTCGAAGACTTCGCGGGCTCTGGAAGCTTGAGTGGCTTTGATTCTGTCGAGACCACCATAGCCTTTAGCCAGCTTCTTGAGCTTGGCGGGAAGCGAGACCGCCGCGTGCGGGTCGCCGAGGGGCAGTGGACTGTTTCTGCTCTCGACTACGAAGCACAGCGGCTGGCCGTGCTCACCGACACCGCGTCCCGCTTCGTGCGGGTACTGGAGCTCCAGCAGCGTGTTGAGTTCGCCGTTCGCGCGCAAGTACTCGCAGAGGAGTACCGGCGCGTCATCGATCGGAGGGTGCAGGCCGGAGATGTTTCACCCATCGACGAGATCAAGGCCCGGCTCGAAAGCGAATCCACCCGCATCGCCGCAGATCGACTCAGCCGGGAACTTGAGGCCGCGAGGCGTGAACTCAGTGCGATGTGGGATGCAACCGACCCCGGCTTTGACACGGCCATCGGATCGCTGGATGACCTCATGCCTGTGCCGTTGCTCGATGCTCTGACGGATCTCGTTGAGCACCATCCGGAAGTTCAGCGTTGGATCGCAGAGACCGAGCGACGATCATCGGTGGTCGCTCTCGAACGGGCTCTAGCCGTCTCCGACGTGACGGCTAGTGCTGGCATTCGGTATGCCGAAGAGAGCGAAGATGTCGGTCTCGTCGTGGCCGTGTCCGTGCCATTGGCGATCTTCGATCGCAATCAGGGAGGAGTACTGGCCGCCCGGCTCCGAGCAGCACAAGCGATCGACGAGGGGCGGGCTTCCCGACGCGATTTGGCCACCCGACTTGTTCGGGCACACGCCCGATTGACCGCCGCGTATCACGAGGCCCAGGCGATTGATGCCGCCCTACTCCCCGCGGCGAAGGACGCATACGACGCGACGCGTCGGGCCTACGACGAAGGCAAGCTCCCGTACCTCGATGTCCTCGATGCGCAGCGCACCCTTTTCGATACTGAAACCCAAAGGCTCGAAGCTCTCGCCGAATACCACGCCGCGAAGGTGCAGGTTGAGGGGCTCATCTCAGAGCCGCTGGACACCCATTCGCTCCACGAACATTCTGATCACCCCAATCAAGGAGACACACCGTGAGACCATCACGCGGCGTCATTTCACTCGTTTGCATGTTCACAACGACGCTCCTGCTTGGCGGGTGCGATGGCGAACAGGAAGCATCATCGTCATCCAACGGATCACGCGCATCTGATGTGACACAGGTCGCTCACTCGCACGAGAACGGCGAGACTTGCTTCGTGTGCGACGCCACGAAGCGCGACGCCGGCCGCTTGTGGTGCAGCGAGCATGCTCGCTATGAAGACCGGTGCTGGATCTGCCAACCACAGTTGGAAGACGCGGACCGGGCGTATTGCGAGGAGCACTTCCTTTACGAAGACGAATGCCACCTGTGCAATCCCGCTCTGCTGGGGGACGCCTCGGCGACGCCCTCCCGCGATGGTGCCCCCTCTCTCTTCTGTCATGAGCACGGGGTCGATGAGATCGAATGCGGAATCTGCCAGCCTCAGCTCGCTGGGACGCTTGAGGCTGGCGAGTCGCTGCTCGTCCGCATGCCCTCCGCGAGATCGGCAGAGCTTGCCGGGCTGACGCTTGAGCGACCGACTCGAGGCGCTGCTTCAGCAACGATCAGCTTGTTGGGCGAGGTCCGCTACAACGGGAACAGATTGGCCAAGCTCACACCGTTGGCCCCCGGTGTAATCACTGATATCCGTGTCGATGTTGGCGACCAGGTTGAAGAAGGGCAAATTCTCGCGGTCATCAACTCCGTGGCGGTGGCACAAGCGAAGTCCGCGTACCTGTCCAAGATCGCAGAGGTCGAAGCGAGAACCACCGTGTTCGAGCGTGAGCAGAAGCTCGTCAACGAGAACATTGCTGCACGCCGGGACTTCCAGGATGCCCAGGCAGCGCTCAAGCTCGCTGAGCTGGAAGTGCGTCGCACGCATCAGCAGCTCATCAATCTCGGCTTCACTGAATCGGAAGTCGCGGATATCGCGGCGGAGCAGTCGTCATCCTCGGACCTTTACGTCAGGGCACCCTTCGCTGGCAGCGTCGTCGAGCGGACCGCGGTTCTTGGCGAGGCAGCGGATTCAGAGGGCTCACTCTTCGAGATCGCTGATTTGTCGACGATGTGGATCGAGCTCGCGGTCCCGGAAGAGCAGGCGTTTCAGATCGAGCGCGGCGGAGAGATCATCGCGAGCGTCCGGGCTCTACCCGAGTTAGAGATCCCTGGGCAGATCACATGGATCAGCCCGCGTATCGATGAACGTACCCGGATGGTACGGGCCCGCGCGACGGTTCAAAATGATCGTGGCATCCTTCGCCACGGCATGTTCACCGAAGTCTCCGCGATGATCGGTGGCACCTCGAACTCGCTGCTTGTCCCTGGCGAAGCGGTGCATGAGATCGATGGCTCGCCTTTCGTTTTTGTGCGGCAGGAACCGGATCTGTTCGCGGTTCGGCGTGTTGATGTCGGGCCGCGCACGGTTTCCGGCACGATCGCCATTCTGGCGGGCCTCACAGAGACTGAGTCCGTCGTGACCGGCGGCAGCTTCACCATGAAGACCGAGTTCCTCAAGTCTCGCCTCGGTGCGGGATGTGTCGACGACTGATCCGGAGCCACCATGCTGACCCGTCTTATCGAGATGTCGCTCAGGAACAGAGTGCTTGTCATTCTGCTGTTCGCGATCGCGTGCGCCGCCGGTGTGTACCGGATGATCCAGCTTCCGATCGACGCGTTTCCAGATACCACGCCGATCCAGGTGCAGATCAACACGGTGGCCCCCGCGCTCAGCCCGGAAGAAATCGAGCAACAGATCACCCTTCCTGTCGAACTCTCGATCGGCGGGCTGCCCGGGCTCCAGAACGTGCGGTCCGTCTCAAAGTTCGGCTTCTCACAGGTCGTGGCGACCTTCGATGATGACATCCGCATTATCGACGCGCGGCAGTACATTACCGAACGGCTCTCGGCAGTCGAACTGCCAGATGGTGTCGGAAGGCCGGAGCTCGGCCCGATCGCGACCGGTCTCGGTGAGGTCTTTCACTACGTCATCCGGTCGGAGACCGGCGAACACTCTATCGAAGAACTCCGGACCATCCATGATTGGGTGATCAAGCCCGAGCTTCGCAAGGTGCCGGGTGTGGCCGAGGTCAATTCATGGGGTGGCTTGGAGCGGCAGTATCACGTCGTCGTCAAACCTGAAGCACTGATCAAGTTTGGCTTCACGCTTGAGGATGTGCTGGATGCGCTGCGCCGCAACAACGCCAACGTCGGCGGCGGGCAGATCGTGACCTCCGGTGAAGCGAGGGTGGTGCGGGGACTGGCGCGTGTTGCGACGATCGGTGAGATCGAGAACATCGTGGTTGCTTCCAGCGACGGCACGCCGGTGCGGATTCAAGATGTCGCGGAGGTTGAAATCGGTAGCGAGATCCGCCGCGGCGCGGTTTCGGCGTACGGCAAGGGCGAGGTCGTCCTCGGCCTGGCCTTCATGCTGATGGGTGAGAACAGTCGTGTGGTGACCGAGGAACTCCGCGAACGCCTTGAATCCCTCGCGCCGTCGCTGCCGCCCGATGTCGTCTTGGATGTGGTGTACGACCGGACCCTGCTGGTCGAGCAGGTCATCAAGACGGTCGAGCACAACCTCGTGATCGGTGCCGTGCTGGTGATCGTCGTGTTGCTCATCATCTTGGGTAACATCCGAGCCGGTTTGCTCGTCGCGGTCGCCATCCCGATTTCAATGCTGTTCGCCGTGCAGGGCATGTACGAGTTCGCGATCGCAGCAAGCTTGCTCAGCCTCGGCGCGATCGACTTCGGCATCCTTGTCGATGGCTCGGTGGTCATGACGGAAGCCAATCTCCGCTCGCTGAAGGAACGCCAGAGAGAGCTTGGCCGGAAACTCTCGCCTTCCGAGCGGCTCGAATCGATCGCGAAATCCAGTGCGCGCGTGGTACGACCGATCGTGTTCGGGATGGGCATCATCACGCTCGTCTTTGCCCCCGTGCTGACGCTTGAAGGCATCGAGGGGAAGATGTTCCGGCCAATGGCGTGGACGTTCATATTCGCGCTCCTGGGAGCCCTGCTGGTCGCGGTGTTCCTGTCCCCGGTCTTGTCGTACTACTTCCTTCCGCGTCGCGCGAAACCCAAGGACGCCATTCTGCTACGTGGATTGGCCGGGGCATACGGCTGGGCCGTCGGCGGAGCGATTCGACTCCGGTGGGTCGTGATGCTGCTGGCCGTGGCTCTGCTAGGCGTCGCGGGCTACCGGAGCACGCAGATGGGCGGCGAGTTCATCCCGCGCCTGAGCGAGGGCTCGATGGTCCTGAACACCATCCGCCTCGCTGGCGTCTCGATCGATGAGTCCGTGCGGTATAACACACGGATCGAGGAGGTCCTACTCGATGAGTTCCCAGATGAAATAGAGCACATCTGGAGCCGGATCGGGACCGCCGAGGTGGCGACCGATCCGATGGGGATCGAGCTGACGGATATCTTTTTGACGCTCAAGCCGCGTGCAGAGTGGGCGAGAGCGGACACGCAGGCTGGGCTCGTGATCGAAATGGAGAAGATCATCTCGCAGTTCCCCGGCGTCAATATGGTGTTCACGCAGCCGATCGAGATGCGCATGAACGAGATGGTCTCGGGCATCCGATCAGACATCGGGATCAAGATCTTTGGCGACGACTTCGACGAGCTGCTTCGGATCGCTGACGACGTGCAGCGCGTGCTGCTGGACATTCCAGGTGCGTCAGACATCTCGGTCGATCAGATCACGGGGCAACCGTCGCTGACTGTCTCCGTCGACCAGTCCCGCGTTGCCCGCTACGGCGTCGCGGCCAGCGAGGTGCTGGATTTCGTTGAGGCGATCGGTGGGATCCGCGTCGGCGAGGTGTTTGAGGGCCAGCGTGTCTTTCCGCTTGTCGTCAGACTTCCGCAGACATTTAGAGAGGATGTCGCAGCCGTGTCTTCGGTTCGTATCCCGACCGAGGGGGGTGTCGCGGTTCCGCTCTCGTCCCTGGCCTCGGTCGATCTCTCGGAAGGATCGGCCACGATCAACCGCGAGTGGAGCAGAAGACTCATCCGTGTGCAGTCGAACGTCAGCGGAAGAGACCCCGCATCGTTTGTCAGTGAAGCAAGGGCAGCCATTGATGAACGGGTCACATTGCCCGAGGGCTATGTGCTTGAGTGGGGTGGGCAGTTTGAGAACTTGGAACGCGCCAGGACTCGCCTGATCATCGTCGTGCCCGCGGTCTTGCTTATGGTGTTTTTTCTGCTGTACTTCAGCCTGAAAAACCTACGGGATGTCGTCATCATCTACACCTGCATCCCGTTTGCGGCCGTCGGTGCCATCTTCGCGTTGTGGTGGCGCGACATCCCTTTCAGCGTCAGCGCCGCCGTCGGGTTTATCGCTCTCACGGGCATCGCCGTGCTCAACGGGCAGATCCTCATCACCGCGATCCGCGACACACTCAACACCGGCCAGCAGAGCAAGGACGCGATCATTGCGGCCTCGAAGACCCGCCTCCAGCCGGTGCTCGCGACGGCGATCACTGATATCGCTGGGTTCGTCCCGATGGCGATTGCAACGGGGGTGGGGAGCGAGATCCAGCGACCGCTGGCGACGGTGGTAATCGGCGGCATGGTCACGTCGACGCTACTCACCTTGTTTGTGCTTCCGGTCATCGCATCCGTCTTCATGAAAGAAAGTGCGCAGGTTGCTGACTCGGAGCGTGATCAGTGAGCGGCTGCGACTGTGGAAAGGATGCCGTTGGTCTGGAGCAGCGAACGCTCATAGCGCTACTCACGATCAACGGCGTGATGTTCGTTGCCGAGGTGATGGTTGGATGGATCGCGGAGTCCACCGCGCTGCTGGCCGACTCGCTTGACATGCTGGCAGATGCCACGGTGTACGGCATCGCGTTGTACGCGGCGAGCCGGTCCGGCGGCGCACAGCGGACTGCAGCGCGAGTGAGCGGCGTCCTTCAAATCGCGCTGGGTCTTGGAGTTTTGGTCGAGGTAATCCGCCGGGCGGTGTTCGGCAGCGAGCCGACGAGTCATCTGATGATTGGAGCTGGGACTGTCGCGCTTGTTGCGAATCTGATCTGTCTCCG
This genomic interval from Phycisphaeraceae bacterium contains the following:
- a CDS encoding tetratricopeptide repeat protein → FREAVEKSRRVLGEEHPNTLIFIHNMGALLRAQGKLDQAEPLFREAMENSRRMLGEEHPNTLTFISNMGLLLRQQGRHQDAIDMLVPAEPAVRKQFTGGNAPRLGLLLTTLGRARVGFGYDAERFALAEANLLEANAIYVDAKDRGPAHKDTLECVQALVDLYTAWDEAQPDAGHDKKAAEWSAMLEQIQPAESE
- a CDS encoding winged helix-turn-helix transcriptional regulator, with protein sequence MESCRPKLPLAARPLIGALEAERVGILFKSLAHPTRLRLLHALIRVDELSVGDLADESGMSVQAVSNQLQRLAEIGVVGKRRNGLQAIYCVIDPCVPVLLERAWCHVDEYVEAGFTSADQRDIR
- a CDS encoding TolC family protein, which translates into the protein MVTIGEQLTLRQALAAALVRNPRLRSLAWEPRIAEARRLQAGLSPNPSVGIEVEDFAGSGSLSGFDSVETTIAFSQLLELGGKRDRRVRVAEGQWTVSALDYEAQRLAVLTDTASRFVRVLELQQRVEFAVRAQVLAEEYRRVIDRRVQAGDVSPIDEIKARLESESTRIAADRLSRELEAARRELSAMWDATDPGFDTAIGSLDDLMPVPLLDALTDLVEHHPEVQRWIAETERRSSVVALERALAVSDVTASAGIRYAEESEDVGLVVAVSVPLAIFDRNQGGVLAARLRAAQAIDEGRASRRDLATRLVRAHARLTAAYHEAQAIDAALLPAAKDAYDATRRAYDEGKLPYLDVLDAQRTLFDTETQRLEALAEYHAAKVQVEGLISEPLDTHSLHEHSDHPNQGDTP
- a CDS encoding efflux RND transporter periplasmic adaptor subunit, with protein sequence MRPSRGVISLVCMFTTTLLLGGCDGEQEASSSSNGSRASDVTQVAHSHENGETCFVCDATKRDAGRLWCSEHARYEDRCWICQPQLEDADRAYCEEHFLYEDECHLCNPALLGDASATPSRDGAPSLFCHEHGVDEIECGICQPQLAGTLEAGESLLVRMPSARSAELAGLTLERPTRGAASATISLLGEVRYNGNRLAKLTPLAPGVITDIRVDVGDQVEEGQILAVINSVAVAQAKSAYLSKIAEVEARTTVFEREQKLVNENIAARRDFQDAQAALKLAELEVRRTHQQLINLGFTESEVADIAAEQSSSSDLYVRAPFAGSVVERTAVLGEAADSEGSLFEIADLSTMWIELAVPEEQAFQIERGGEIIASVRALPELEIPGQITWISPRIDERTRMVRARATVQNDRGILRHGMFTEVSAMIGGTSNSLLVPGEAVHEIDGSPFVFVRQEPDLFAVRRVDVGPRTVSGTIAILAGLTETESVVTGGSFTMKTEFLKSRLGAGCVDD
- a CDS encoding efflux RND transporter permease subunit, coding for MLTRLIEMSLRNRVLVILLFAIACAAGVYRMIQLPIDAFPDTTPIQVQINTVAPALSPEEIEQQITLPVELSIGGLPGLQNVRSVSKFGFSQVVATFDDDIRIIDARQYITERLSAVELPDGVGRPELGPIATGLGEVFHYVIRSETGEHSIEELRTIHDWVIKPELRKVPGVAEVNSWGGLERQYHVVVKPEALIKFGFTLEDVLDALRRNNANVGGGQIVTSGEARVVRGLARVATIGEIENIVVASSDGTPVRIQDVAEVEIGSEIRRGAVSAYGKGEVVLGLAFMLMGENSRVVTEELRERLESLAPSLPPDVVLDVVYDRTLLVEQVIKTVEHNLVIGAVLVIVVLLIILGNIRAGLLVAVAIPISMLFAVQGMYEFAIAASLLSLGAIDFGILVDGSVVMTEANLRSLKERQRELGRKLSPSERLESIAKSSARVVRPIVFGMGIITLVFAPVLTLEGIEGKMFRPMAWTFIFALLGALLVAVFLSPVLSYYFLPRRAKPKDAILLRGLAGAYGWAVGGAIRLRWVVMLLAVALLGVAGYRSTQMGGEFIPRLSEGSMVLNTIRLAGVSIDESVRYNTRIEEVLLDEFPDEIEHIWSRIGTAEVATDPMGIELTDIFLTLKPRAEWARADTQAGLVIEMEKIISQFPGVNMVFTQPIEMRMNEMVSGIRSDIGIKIFGDDFDELLRIADDVQRVLLDIPGASDISVDQITGQPSLTVSVDQSRVARYGVAASEVLDFVEAIGGIRVGEVFEGQRVFPLVVRLPQTFREDVAAVSSVRIPTEGGVAVPLSSLASVDLSEGSATINREWSRRLIRVQSNVSGRDPASFVSEARAAIDERVTLPEGYVLEWGGQFENLERARTRLIIVVPAVLLMVFFLLYFSLKNLRDVVIIYTCIPFAAVGAIFALWWRDIPFSVSAAVGFIALTGIAVLNGQILITAIRDTLNTGQQSKDAIIAASKTRLQPVLATAITDIAGFVPMAIATGVGSEIQRPLATVVIGGMVTSTLLTLFVLPVIASVFMKESAQVADSERDQ
- a CDS encoding cation transporter, with translation MSGCDCGKDAVGLEQRTLIALLTINGVMFVAEVMVGWIAESTALLADSLDMLADATVYGIALYAASRSGGAQRTAARVSGVLQIALGLGVLVEVIRRAVFGSEPTSHLMIGAGTVALVANLICLRLIAKHREGGAHMRASWIFSKNDVIANTGVIVAGLLVMALGSRVPDLLVGSIVAAVVIRGGVQIWADSSRDAGVRN